The following are encoded in a window of Oscillatoria salina IIICB1 genomic DNA:
- a CDS encoding copper resistance protein B gives MKQRQIKFCFSLMGHLVLGSFLGYPLQAQELPLETIFLTDVFSSTTEEKITISENTEIEITNSELTELAPNSELTDLFLGADIAKESSQITNSVKPVALGQTGGLSTSSEQETQTLSQSTEPIPDSILDWNEPIEDEQIFWLILVDKLEYRANDGQDTFNWEAISWVGGDYQRIWIKTEGEVGLEDGDGEAEIQLLYGQLISPFFDLQVGVRYDQLYGEDTRGRAFGVIGLQGLLPYLFEVDASLFVSQAGDISARFSAEQQLLVSQRLFLEPSLETNLAIQEVEEFGVGSGINDLELSLRLRYEFNRRFAPYVGVSWTRLFGETADFASEEGESVDDFAVFGGVRLLF, from the coding sequence GTGAAGCAACGACAGATAAAGTTTTGCTTTAGTCTGATGGGGCATTTGGTTTTAGGGAGTTTTTTGGGTTATCCTCTTCAAGCTCAAGAATTACCATTAGAAACAATTTTCTTAACAGATGTGTTTAGTAGTACGACAGAAGAAAAGATAACTATCTCCGAAAATACTGAGATAGAAATAACTAATTCAGAGCTAACAGAATTAGCCCCTAACTCTGAACTCACAGATCTTTTTTTGGGAGCAGATATCGCTAAGGAGTCTTCACAAATTACAAATTCTGTTAAACCCGTTGCTTTAGGGCAGACAGGGGGGTTGTCTACCTCTTCCGAACAAGAGACTCAAACCTTGTCCCAGTCTACAGAGCCAATTCCAGATTCGATACTTGATTGGAATGAACCGATAGAAGACGAGCAAATTTTTTGGCTGATTCTGGTGGATAAATTGGAATATCGCGCGAATGATGGACAGGATACATTTAATTGGGAGGCGATTAGTTGGGTTGGTGGAGATTATCAGAGAATTTGGATAAAAACGGAAGGAGAAGTTGGTTTAGAGGATGGAGACGGGGAAGCAGAGATTCAACTCCTCTATGGTCAGCTAATCAGCCCTTTCTTTGATTTGCAAGTGGGGGTGCGTTACGACCAACTATACGGCGAGGATACTAGAGGGCGAGCTTTTGGGGTAATTGGTTTGCAAGGACTCCTTCCCTATTTATTTGAGGTGGATGCTTCTTTGTTCGTGAGTCAAGCAGGAGATATATCTGCAAGATTTTCAGCCGAGCAACAGTTACTTGTTTCTCAACGTTTGTTTTTGGAGCCAAGTTTGGAAACTAATCTCGCAATTCAAGAGGTAGAGGAGTTTGGAGTTGGTTCAGGAATTAACGATCTTGAGTTGAGTTTGCGTTTACGCTATGAGTTTAATCGTCGCTTTGCTCCCTATGTTGGAGTGAGTTGGACGCGCCTTTTTGGGGAGACGGCGGATTTTGCCTCCGAAGAAGGGGAAAGTGTGGATGATTTTGCTGTCTTTGGAGGTGTAAGGCTACTGTTTTAA
- a CDS encoding copper resistance system multicopper oxidase: MSHSPKIFTRRNFFRFTTGFGIAIGLEQLLPVSAQQLSGIEQSTNAPAYPNAIDLTIQETSVTIGGKNTKALTINNSLPGQLIRLREGQTAKIRVTNKLKEDTSIHWHGIILPANMDGVPGLSFAGIKPGETFSYEFSVAQNGTYWYHSHSGLQEQRGHYGAIIIDPIEPEPFQYDQDYVVLLSDWTFEDPHNILSNLKKMSTYYNYQRRTIGTFFEDLPWRQMRMDPTDIADVTGATYTYLMNGLAPDSNWTAVFKPGEKVRLRFINASAMTFFDVRIPGLKMTLVQADGQNVQPVTVDEFRIGTAETYDAIVEPQDAQAYTIFAETMDRSGYARGTLATRQGLSAAIPEQRERPLRTMADMGMSHEMRQMNGTPMNHEMPQINGTPMNHEMPQINGTPMNHEMPQMNHSTLNTSWQPHGHDDRGRGNAGVPMMVKNRLNEPGIGLENTGTRVLAYTDLRSLTPGYDQRQPERELELHLTGNMERYMWSFNGKKYSEEKELTFYNGERLRLTFVNDTMMEHPIHLHGMWMELDNGAGEYKPRKHTVIVKPAEKMSVEVNVDAPGKWAFHCHLLYHMKVGMFRTVAVVDRLREVS, encoded by the coding sequence ATGAGCCATTCACCCAAAATCTTCACCCGACGAAATTTTTTTCGTTTTACCACCGGATTTGGCATTGCCATAGGATTAGAACAATTACTTCCTGTGTCTGCCCAACAACTTTCTGGGATCGAGCAATCTACGAATGCACCTGCCTATCCAAATGCGATCGATCTTACTATTCAAGAAACCTCCGTTACGATTGGAGGAAAAAACACCAAAGCCTTAACCATTAATAACTCTCTTCCAGGACAACTTATTCGCTTACGGGAAGGACAAACTGCCAAAATTAGGGTCACGAACAAACTTAAAGAAGATACTTCTATTCACTGGCATGGCATTATTTTACCAGCAAACATGGATGGTGTCCCTGGTCTGAGCTTTGCAGGGATTAAACCCGGAGAAACCTTCAGCTACGAGTTCTCCGTCGCCCAAAATGGGACATATTGGTATCATAGCCATAGTGGATTACAAGAACAACGCGGTCACTATGGTGCGATTATTATCGATCCCATCGAACCCGAACCTTTCCAGTATGACCAAGACTATGTAGTATTGCTCTCCGATTGGACATTTGAAGACCCTCATAATATTTTGTCTAATCTCAAAAAAATGAGTACCTACTACAACTACCAAAGACGTACCATTGGTACTTTCTTTGAAGATTTGCCTTGGCGGCAGATGCGAATGGACCCTACAGATATTGCTGATGTAACTGGTGCAACTTATACTTACTTGATGAACGGTTTAGCCCCAGACTCCAACTGGACAGCAGTATTTAAACCAGGAGAAAAGGTACGCCTGCGATTTATCAACGCTTCAGCAATGACGTTCTTCGATGTTCGTATTCCTGGCTTAAAAATGACTCTTGTACAAGCAGATGGTCAGAATGTGCAGCCTGTAACTGTTGACGAGTTTCGTATTGGGACAGCAGAAACCTATGATGCGATCGTCGAACCTCAAGACGCACAAGCATACACCATTTTTGCAGAAACGATGGATCGCAGTGGCTATGCTCGCGGAACTTTAGCAACTCGTCAAGGTTTGAGTGCAGCTATTCCCGAACAAAGGGAACGTCCTCTAAGGACAATGGCAGATATGGGGATGAGCCACGAGATGCGGCAGATGAATGGTACTCCGATGAACCACGAGATGCCGCAGATCAATGGTACTCCGATGAATCACGAAATGCCGCAGATCAATGGTACTCCGATGAACCACGAGATGCCGCAGATGAACCATAGTACCTTAAATACATCTTGGCAACCTCATGGTCATGACGATCGTGGTAGAGGGAATGCAGGAGTGCCAATGATGGTGAAAAATCGTCTTAATGAACCTGGTATTGGTTTAGAAAATACAGGTACTCGTGTCTTAGCTTATACAGACCTTCGCAGTCTTACCCCAGGTTATGACCAAAGACAACCCGAACGAGAATTAGAGCTACATCTTACCGGAAATATGGAACGATATATGTGGTCATTTAATGGGAAGAAGTATTCAGAAGAAAAAGAACTTACTTTCTATAACGGCGAACGACTGCGTTTAACCTTTGTCAACGACACCATGATGGAACACCCCATTCACTTACATGGAATGTGGATGGAGCTTGATAACGGTGCAGGAGAATATAAGCCTCGTAAACATACTGTAATCGTCAAACCTGCTGAAAAAATGTCAGTAGAAGTTAATGTCGATGCACCTGGTAAATGGGCATTTCATTGTCATTTGCTCTATCACATGAAAGTTGGAATGTTCCGTACTGTGGCTGTGGTTGACCGTCTAAGGGAGGTAAGCTAG
- a CDS encoding four-helix bundle copper-binding protein, with amino-acid sequence MPHQEYQTSIDAAIHCAYECEHCADTCLGSMPECVRLCRDCADMCWTIAGFMSRGSRFIPNVVKACIDLCEACATECESHSDNEHCQSCAKACRQAVEEYQKVVSVAR; translated from the coding sequence ATGCCACATCAAGAGTATCAAACTAGTATTGATGCTGCGATTCATTGTGCTTATGAATGCGAACACTGTGCAGATACCTGTTTAGGGAGTATGCCAGAGTGTGTTAGGTTATGTCGTGATTGTGCCGATATGTGTTGGACGATCGCGGGATTTATGAGTCGAGGTTCCCGTTTTATTCCTAATGTAGTCAAGGCTTGTATCGATCTTTGTGAAGCTTGTGCCACAGAATGCGAAAGCCACAGCGATAACGAACACTGTCAATCTTGTGCGAAGGCTTGTCGTCAAGCGGTAGAAGAGTACCAAAAAGTAGTGAGTGTTGCTCGCTAA